In the genome of Salinigranum halophilum, the window GTCGAACCATGGCCGCTTCGTCACTCGGTTTCACGACACACCTACTCATAAACTGGCGTAGAAACGTCCGTGATGAATTCGGATTGAACAGTCGGGTGTTGGGAGAAAAGGTCAGGTGTCGCTCGCAGGCGTGCGTAGGTGTTGAGTAAAAGAGACTCGACCGAGGACGAAAGGAACTCGACCGGTGATGATTCGACGCCGATGTGCTGGCCGTCAGGGGAGTGTAGTCACGCCGATTACGGGTCGAGATGCAGAAAACGGGCAGACCTTTTATAAGGGTGCCGTTTATAAGTGCGGGCAGAGGAGACAACAACGACACAATGAGTACACCGGCAGACTCCATCGAGATTCAGAACGTCGTCGCATCGACCGGTATCGGCCAGGAGCTCGACCTCGAAGCGCTCGCCGAGGACCTCCCTGGCGCGGACTTCAACCCGGACAACTTCCCCGGTCTCGTCTACCGGACGCAGAACCCGAAGGCTGCCGCGCTCATCTTCCGGTCGGGGAAGATCGTGTGCACCGGCGCGAAGAGTATCGACGACGTCCACGAAGCGCTCGGAATCATCTTCCAGAAACTCCGCGACCTCAAGATTCCCGTCGAGGATGACCCCGAGATCACCGTCCAGAACATCGTCTCGAGCGCCGACCTCGGTCACAACCTCAACCTCAACGCGCTCGCCATCGGCCTCGGCCTCGAAGACGTCGAGTACGAACCCGAGCAGTTCCCCGGCCTCGTCTACCGGATGGACGAGCCGAAGGTCGTCATCCTCCTGTTCGGGAGCGGCAAGATCGTCATCACCGGGGGGAAACAGACGAGCGACGCAGAGACCGCCGTCGTAGAGATCGTCGACCGCATCGAGGGACTCGGTCTGCTGGGATGAGCGTCCGGGGGACAGGAGAGGCACTGGCCATCGAGACCCCGTCGGGGAGTCCGGGGGCCCCTGCACGTGACACGCGCGACGGCGGGAGTGACGGACGATGACCGCCAGAGACGATATCGCGTTCCTCGTCGGGTCGGAGTGCCGCGTCGAGACACTGCGTGCCCTCCGCGAGGAACCCCTCCGTCCGAGCGGCCTGGCCGAGGAAGTCTCCTGTGCGCGCGAGACGGCACAGCGGAACCTTGCGGGGTTCACGGAACGAAGCTGGGTCACGAAGCAGAACAGTTCGTACCGACTCACGACTGCCGGTCAGATGGTGCTCCAGCGGTACGAACAGTTGGAGCAGTCGGTGGAGAACGCGAAGAACCTCGACGTGTTCCTGAGCAACGTCGGTCCCGTGGCCGAGGCGGTCGACACCGACCTCCTCGCGGCTCAGACGGTCACGACGTCGACCCCCGAGAACCCCCACGGTCCGATCGACCGCTGGCTCAGTCTCGTCGACGGCGTCGTCGACGCGTACTACGGCGTGACACCCATCGTTAGTCGCGTGTTCAACGAGGCCGCGGCGCAGTCGATCGGGCCGGACACACATATGGAACTCGTCATCGACGAGTCGGTTCTGGAGGCGTCGCGCGAGAAGTTCACGGACGCGCTCGAACTGGCGTACGAACTCGACCAGTTCGTCCTCTGGCTCGCACCGAGCGACCTCGAGTACGGGCTGGCAATCATCGACGACCACGTGTGGTTCGCCGCGTACGACGACTTCGGGAACATCGTCGCGAGCGTCGACGGGGACGACGAGGAGTTCGTCGAGTGGGCGTACGACCGCTACACCGGCCTTCGCGAACGGTCAGCGCAGGCCGAGCCGGAGAGCCTCTCGACCTGACCGGCTGCGGTCTGCCGCGAGGGCACAGGTTCAGTACTCGGCGTCCTCCGAGAGCACTTCCTGTACCACGTCGGGGTCCTCGAGGAGCTGGTGTTTCGTGTAGCTCCCCTCGGCGCTCCCACCGCTGTGTTTCGACTGTTCGATGATGTCGAGGAAGGCGTGTTCTTTCAGGAGGTCGCGGACGCGTCGGAGCGAGAGCGTGTCCGAACCCTGCTGGCCACAGATGTTCTCGTAGACGTCGTAGACGCGACTCGTGCGGAAGCCGTCCTCGTGTCGAGCCGAGAGCGAGAGCATCGCGAGCGCCTGGAGGACGTACCGTGAGTGCGGCGTCGAACCGCGGATGAGTTCACGGAACCGGTCCGTCTCCGCGCGCTCGCGCGCCTGCGTGACGAACTCCTCTTTCACCGTGGTCGACCCCGTCGACTGCGCGATTTCCCCGGCGTATCTGAGGATGTCGATCGCCTTGCGCGCGTCCCCGTGTTCGCGAGCAGCCAGGGCGGCGGCGCGCGGCACCGTCGAGGGGTCGAGCACCCCGTCGCGGAAGGCGTCCGACCGTGCTTCCATGATGGCCCGGAGCTGGTTCGCGTCGTACGGTGGGAAGACGAACTCGCGTTCACACAGCGATGATTTGACGCGTTCGTCCATCCGGTCTTTGTACTGAATCTTGTTCGAGATGCCGATGACGCCGAGTTTACACTGGGTGATCTTGCCCGCCTCTCCGGCCCGTGACAGCTGCATGAGGATGTCGTCGTCGCTCAGCTTGTCGATCTCGTCGAGGATGATGAGGACGACGTCGTAGAGCTGGTCGAGGATGCGCCAGAGCCGCTTGTAGTACGTGGAGGTCGACAGGCCCTTGTCGGGGACGCGGATGTCGGTGTGGTCGGGGCTGTTCACGCCCTCGGCGATGGTCTGGACGGCCTGCGTCTCTGTCGTGTCCTGTGCGCAGTCGACGTACGCGAACGTCGCGGTCACGGACTCCTCGCCGGCCGTGTCGACGAGCCGCTGGGAAACGTACTTGGCACAGAGGGACTTCCCGGTGCCGGTCTTCCCGTAGATGAGTACGTTGCTCGGACTCTGCCCGAAGATAGCGGGGTTGACCGCCGCGGCGAGGTTCGAGATTTCGTCGTCCCGGCCGACGATACGCCCCTCACCGGGGAGGTGACTGATCTCGAGGAGTTCCTTGTTTGCGAAGATGGGGTCCTCACGGGTGAAGAGGTCGTCCGCGGCGTTGGGCATGTTCAGCCACACCGGGTTTCCGGTGAAATGCGTTGTGGTTCGACTCCCGGGAGACACACACCACGTTTCCGGTGAAACGGTCATCGAACGGCCGAGGGTGCACCTGAAACAGGGGTTAACGTTCATCGGAAACACGGTGTCTACCGAACCGAGGAAGCACTACGCGAGAACACGATGTCGTCTTCGGGGGAGACCGGACCCGGGAGAGCGACGCTATAATCGGTGAGTCAGCCGAGTACAGCGCTCGCGGACACCGGGACCCCTGAATGTCGTCTCTCCCCAGCCAAGCACGGTCCACCACAGGTGCCGAGTCGGTAGAGGAACTCGGTGTTTCACGTCGAGCGATGTCCTGAACGGACACTAAAATAGGTATGCTGAACGGCGGTACATTCTGGTACACAGTAAACTTATTTAAAGTTTCTGCTAGAGACTGTCGCCGAGATCGGTTCAGAATCGGGAGCTTCGGCGGAGCGGTCACGACCACAGCCCGATTCACCGGAAACGAGGTGTGTCACAGCGACTAGTCCGGTCCCGACAAGACGGGTCGAGTCTCCCAGTAGGCTTCATCGGAAACGAGGTGTGTCGACGCAGTGGTGTCTCCGAGTTCGTTGGTGTGAGGTCGTTAATCGGGAGTTCCGTGGTGCCGTGTGCGAACCCACTGACGCGGCCGGTTCACCGGAAACGCGGTGTCTCTGTCGGTCCAACCAACCGACCGCGTTCTCCGCTACGGAGCGACGGCGAGCTTCCCGGACTATTTCACCGGAAACGCGGTGTCACCGACAGGGGGTGTCTCGCGCCTACGACCGCGTCAGTCTCGACCGGCCGACGCGGCCGGTTCATCGGAAACGCGGTGTCTGTAGTCGGTCACCCCGTGTCGCGCCCCACCACTCCGACTACGCGTTCAGGCCGCACCGTTCACCGGAAACGCGGTGTGGGGACACGTCTCAGTCGAGGTCGAAGTCCGGTCTCCGCCCCCGGTCATCACCGGCTATCGCGGCGGCCCGGAAGCTCTTGGACGCCGACGTAGCGGGGGTGTTCGAGACACGGCACATTCACCGGAAACGTGGTGTCGGTACAGACGCGCCGAGTCCGCCTTGCGGCACCCCACAGCGCTCAGAACGAGCCGGCGGTGACGACACGCCCTGTCGGTGTCGTGTCCGCCCCGTCTCGAGCGTCGTCGGCGACGAGGGCGGCCCACTCGTCCCGGACGGACGAGACACCGCTGAAGACGTGTTCGGGGACGAGCGGCATCGGGAGGGGGACGTACGCGTTCGCGCGCATGTCGGCGATTCCGTCGTAGACGCCGACGACGCGGCCCTCACGCGTCCGGAGCCGGAACCGCTTGTCGTCGGGGTCCCGGCGATACGAGTACGGAAACGCCTCCGTCGTGGGGCAGGCGAGGCCGTCGACGCCGTCGAGCCACGCCAGGGTCTGCCCACCCGAGTCGGCCACTTCGGCGGTCCTCGCTCTCTCATCCGCTTTGCCAGTCCCCTCGACGAGACGCAGCGAGTGGTCGTCACCCGTCCCGTCCTCGCGCCAGACGAGGTCGTCGGGAGACGCGTCGGTTCGGACGGCCGCGTACCCACCCTTCGCGAGCGGGATGCGGTCGGGTCCGTTGTAGAAGGTACGCCTCCCGTGTCGGTCCTCGCCGGCGACCAGCGGCGGGTCGTACAGCACATCGTGGACTGTCCGGGCATCCGCTTCACTCCCGACGACGAACAGCGAGAAGCGCTCGTGGCTGGTGTTGTTCCGGAGCCGCGAGACGAGTGTCGTGGGTGTCACCTCGTCGCTCTCGAGCGGTTCGACAGCGACGAGTTCGTTCACCGAACGGGAGACGAACGGGGACGCCCTGCCCGTCGGCGTCGCGAGGGACGATGGGAGCCAGGGCTCGTCGGGGCTCGTTATCTCGTACCCGCGGCGCTCACACGTGTCCCGTCCAGCGGCGTGGAGTCGGTCGCTCATCGTCCGTGATACGGAGCCGACGGTGAAACCGTTATCGTGCGGGGCGGCACACCGACGAGACCGATGTGGCCGGCCGTGTCCGATTCGTCGGCCAGCGAGGCGCAACTCGTTTCTTCGCGGACCCGCTATCGGACGTGATGACAGACGAGTCGGTCGAGCGCGGGCGGGTCGACAGCCGCGACGACACCCACACGCTCGACGACACCGACGCTTCCGAGCGGGACACGAGCACGAACGACGAGGGGGCGACACTCTCTCTCGAAGAGTTCTACCGCGCTGTCGAGCGCGAGGGACGTCCCGTCGTCACGGCCGGCGAGGTAGCCCGCCGGACGGACCGCTCACAGGCGGCGGTGGCGGACGCCCTCGCCGGACTCGAACGAGAGGGTTCGGTCCAGTCGGTGCACGTCGAGGCGGACCCAGTCGTGTGGTTCCCGAGCCAGTGGGGCGACCTCGCCACGCGCGA includes:
- a CDS encoding helix-turn-helix transcriptional regulator, yielding MTARDDIAFLVGSECRVETLRALREEPLRPSGLAEEVSCARETAQRNLAGFTERSWVTKQNSSYRLTTAGQMVLQRYEQLEQSVENAKNLDVFLSNVGPVAEAVDTDLLAAQTVTTSTPENPHGPIDRWLSLVDGVVDAYYGVTPIVSRVFNEAAAQSIGPDTHMELVIDESVLEASREKFTDALELAYELDQFVLWLAPSDLEYGLAIIDDHVWFAAYDDFGNIVASVDGDDEEFVEWAYDRYTGLRERSAQAEPESLST
- a CDS encoding Cdc6/Cdc18 family protein; translation: MPNAADDLFTREDPIFANKELLEISHLPGEGRIVGRDDEISNLAAAVNPAIFGQSPSNVLIYGKTGTGKSLCAKYVSQRLVDTAGEESVTATFAYVDCAQDTTETQAVQTIAEGVNSPDHTDIRVPDKGLSTSTYYKRLWRILDQLYDVVLIILDEIDKLSDDDILMQLSRAGEAGKITQCKLGVIGISNKIQYKDRMDERVKSSLCEREFVFPPYDANQLRAIMEARSDAFRDGVLDPSTVPRAAALAAREHGDARKAIDILRYAGEIAQSTGSTTVKEEFVTQARERAETDRFRELIRGSTPHSRYVLQALAMLSLSARHEDGFRTSRVYDVYENICGQQGSDTLSLRRVRDLLKEHAFLDIIEQSKHSGGSAEGSYTKHQLLEDPDVVQEVLSEDAEY
- a CDS encoding TATA-box-binding protein; the protein is MSTPADSIEIQNVVASTGIGQELDLEALAEDLPGADFNPDNFPGLVYRTQNPKAAALIFRSGKIVCTGAKSIDDVHEALGIIFQKLRDLKIPVEDDPEITVQNIVSSADLGHNLNLNALAIGLGLEDVEYEPEQFPGLVYRMDEPKVVILLFGSGKIVITGGKQTSDAETAVVEIVDRIEGLGLLG